In Caulobacter segnis ATCC 21756, the sequence AGGCGGCGCTGATGGACGATAAGCAGCGAGGTCAGGCCGCCGACGCCGACATAGTGGCCGGCGGCGTCGATCGCGACATAGCCGGTGCGGTATACGGGCTGGGCGCTGTCTCGCAGCGAGATGACGAAGGCGTTGGCGTCGCTGTCGGCCAGGACGAGGCGCGGGGTGGTGTCCATCACGTCGCCGATCGGCTTGTCGCCCAGGCTGTCGCCGGCCACCCGCATCATGCCCTGCAGGACGTCGCGATAGACCGCGCCGATCGGGCGCTCATCCCGGACCACGGCGATGGCGGAGGCCGTCGGATCGGCGTCGAACATCGCGGCGACCTCGGCGCAGGGCGCTTCGGGCGCGATGGGCGCGCGCTTCTCGATCAGACGTGAAAGCGTTTCCATTCGAGACTTCGCCAGGACCTACAGGCGGGCAACTTGCCCTTCGCGGCCTTGCAGAGTCGTTAAGTCCGCCGCTGGCTTGGTGTCGCGGACACCTTAAGGGCGGAGCGGCGAAAAAGAAGGCGACGCTCCAGGAGCGCCGCCTCGTCAGTTCCGGGGTTACGCTTTGGCTACCAGGACTTGGTGATCGCGACGCCGTACAGGCGCGGCTCGCCGGTGATCACGTTGGTGAACAGGCCCGAGCTGTCGTCGGTGGTGTAGGCGTCGACGATGGGCAGCTTGTTGCCGATGTTCTTCACATAGGCGTCGATCGACAGGCCCCATTCGGGCTTTTCGACCTTCAGGGTCAGGTTGCCGTTGTCCCAGGCCTTCAGGCGGTCGTACTCGGTGTTGTAGGCCCGGGCGAACTGCTTGCTCTGGCGGTAGTAGTCGCCGCGCAGCGTCGCCGACCAGCCGTCCGACAGTTCGAAGGTGTACTGGGCGCCGATCGAGGTGGTCCAATGCGGCGAGTTGGGCAGCTCGTTGCCCGACAGGTCCGCCGCGACGCCCTCGATCGAATAGCCCGCGCCATAGGTGTAGAGGCCTGTGGCGTTGGCCAGGAAGGCGGCGGTCGGAGCCGGCAAGCCCGCGCCGCCGGCCGCGGCCGGGGTGGACAGGAACGCCTGATAGGCCGCCGCGCCCGAGCAGGCCCAGGGCAGGGTCGCCCCGGCGCCGGCGCCCAGGATCGTCGCGACGCCGGCGGTGGCCAGCACGCAGTTGGCGCCGACCGCCGACGAGTTCGGCCCCACCTTCACGACCGTATAGGCCGGGTTGGACTGGGTCCGGTTCATCGTGTCGATCGAGGTGACGCCCGAGCCGATCTTGGTGTGCAGATAGCCGACATTGGCGTTGAGCTTCAGGTTGCGCACCGGCGACCAGATCGTTTCCAGCTCCAGGCCGTAGATCTTGGCGTCGACGTTCTCGTTCACCGAGGTCCGGTTCACGATCTTCGAGATCTGGTAGCCCTTGTAGTCGTAGGCGAAGCCGGTGGCGTTGAAGAGCAGGCTGCCGCCCATCAGGGTGTTCTTGGTCCCCAGCTCGAAGGCGTTGACGAACTCGGGATCGAAGGTCTGGCGGATGCCGACCGAGTTGGCGGGCACGCCGGGATTGATGCCGCCGCCCTTATAGCCCTTGGAATAGAAGGCGTAGAGCAGGGTGTCGTCGGTGAAGCCCAGGTCGGCCTTGTAGTCGAAGCCGACGCGGCCGGTCGTCTCGGTGAAGCGGGCGCGCTGATCCGGGTTGGTCGGGTTCAGCGTCAGGCCGTAGCCGGCCGCCAGCAGCACGGTCGAGTAGTTCTTGACCGCCTTCTTGTCGCGGGTCTGACGCAGGCCCAGGGTGAACTTCAGGTCCTCGTTGATCTGGTAGTAGACCTCGCCGAACAGGGCGTCGGACACCAGGGTGTAGGGCGTGCGGTTCAGATAGTAGTTGTGGCCGTCGCCGGTCGGATCGGCCGAGGTGTCGATCCCGATGCAGCGGGCGGTGGTCGCCGGGTTGCAGTTGGGATTGCCGGTGTTGGAGAAGTTCAGCGCCAGCGACGACAGGGTCAGCGAATTGCCGATCACGTAGTAGTCGGTCAGCGTCCGATAGGTGAAGTGGATGCCGCCGACGTTGAAGTTGATCGGCCCGTCGAAGGCCGACTGCAGGCGCAGTTCCTGGCTGAACTGCTCGGCCGTGGCCGACGAGACGTCGATGGTGGTGAACTTGTTGGTGTTGCCGACCTGCGGGTCGTTGAAGAAGCCGCCCGGCGTGAACGGCGTGTTGTTGAAGGCGATCGGCGAGACGTTCCGGTTGTAGTCCTGCTTCGTATAGACCTTGCCCTTGCTGTAGGCGGTCATCGACGTGAAGGTCAGGGTGTCGGACAGGTCGTAGTTCAGGGTGAACTGATAGACGTTCGACGACGACCGATAGAGCGGATCCAGCGCCGTCTCGATCTCGCGCAGGTTGGTCGAGGTGTTGTCGCCCTGGTTCGCGTCGCCGCCGGTGAAGCCGAAGATATTGCCCAGCAGGCCCGTCAGGGTGCCCGAGGTGTTGACCGTCCCGTAGGCGGCCGGCTTGTAGATCGACGCCGACAGACAGCCTTGGGTCAGGTAGCGGCGGGCCGCGCCGGTGGGGACGCCGCCGACCGTGGCGGGGCCGTCGTCCTTGGTGCAGAGCTGCTTGCCGGTGCGGGCCCGGCTGTCGTCCTCGTGGAAGCGCTCCCACAGGAAGTTGGTGCGCAGCTTCTCGGTCGGATTGAACATCACCTGGACGCGGGTCGAGTAGAGGTCCCGGTCATCGACCGTGTGGCCGTTGAAGGTGTTGGTGACGAAGCCGTCGCGCTTCAGCGTGGCGCCCGACAGGCGCACGGCCAGCTTCTCGCCGAAGATCGGCACGTTCAGCATGCCGCGCAGGCGGATGGCGTTGTAGTTGCCGTACTCGGCGCGGGCGTTGGCCTCGAAAATCTCGGTGGGCTTGGCGGTGATCACATTGACCACGCCGCCGGTCGCGTTGCGGCCGTAGAGGGTGCCTTGCGGGCCGCGCAGCACTTCCACCCGCTCGACGTCGTAGAACTCGGCCTCGAACAGATTGCCCGACTGCATGGGCGCGTTGTTCATGTGCACGCCGACGCCCTGGTCGGCCGAGGCCCCGACGGCCTTGTAGCCGACGCCGCGGATCTGGAAGTTGAAGCTGTTGGTGAAGTTGCCCTTGGCGAAGCTGACGTTCGGGATCGCCAGCTGCAGGTTGGGGCCCCCGTCGATCTTCTGCGCTTCCAGCGAGTCCTGGCTGAAGGCCGAGACCGCGATCGGCACGTCCTGGAGCGCCTCTTCTCTCTTCTGGGCGGTGACGACCAGTTCCTCGATGACCGTCCCGCCCTGCTGGGCGGTCTGTTGAGCGAAAGCGGGGACGGCGAGAGCCGAAAGCACGGCCGCCGAAGCGCCCATGACCAGCAGGCTCCGCGTACGCAGAGTTTGCGACATTGAATTCCCTCCCAGACGCAAGCGGCGCCTTATGGGTGGGCCTGCCGCGTCGATGTTTCCTCGACGCCGTACTGTTTTTCACCACGCGGGCGTACGGCGAACCCATCGCAGCATTGCAAGATTGCATACTTGCGTTCTCTGACTGTCAACTGGCGCCGCGGTAAGTGATCGTCGATAGGTTATAGCTTTTCACTTGAAAAGCGCACTTGTTGTCGCTGGACGTGTAAGTCGATCCAAAATTAGAAGATCGGGTTTGTGGCTTCCGTAACGGAAGTCTTGCCTCATATCCGGCATAAGGCCTCGCTATTCATGAGTCGAGGCGTGACAGCGCTCCCAAGAATTCGACTCACTTCGTGAACTGAGTATCGCTCTCGAGGCGCGGCGCCTTGGCCGCGCGGCCGGCGCCGGTTCCGGCGAGCCCCTGGCTCGTGTAGAGGAGGGCGCATGGTCCCTTTCCCGAAAAGCGAGCGCCGCGCATGAGCCCGCCAGAGCGAACCGACGCCGCCCTGGTCCTGTTCTCCGGCGGTCAGGACAGCAGCGTCTGCCTGGCCTGGGCGCTGGAGCGCTATGGCCGCGTCGAGACCGTCGGCTTCGACTACGGCCAGCGCCATGTCGTCGAGATGGAGGCGCGCCAGGCCGTGCGCCGCGAAGTGGCCGCGCGCTTCCCGCATTGGGCCGACCGCCTGGGCGAGGACCACGTCCTGGATATCCGCAGCTTCGGCGCGGTCGCCCAGTCGGCCCTGACCGCCGACCGCGCCATCGAGATGACCGAGCGCGGCCTGCCCTCGACCTTCGTGCCGGGGCGCAACCTGGTGTTCCTGATCTACGCCGCGGCCCTGGCCGACCGGCGGGGCGTCGACGCCCTGGTCGGCGGCATGTGCGAGACCGACTTCTCGGGCTATCCGGACTGTCGCCGCGACACGCTGGACGCCATGCAGAGCGCGCTGAACCTGGGCATGGACCGCAATTTCCGGGTCGAGACCCCGCTGATGTGGCTGACGAAGGCTGAGACCTGGGCGCTGTCCAAGGCCCTGGGCGGCGAGGACCTCGTTAAGCTGATCGTCGAGGAAAGCCACACCTGCTACCAGGGCGAACGCGGCGTGCTGCACGCCTGGGGCCACGGATGCGGCGTCTGCCCGGCCTGCGAGCTGCGCGAAAAGGGCTACGCCGAGTGGGACGCGGCGGGGCGCGAGGCGCTCGTACAATGAGCGGCGATCTGCAGTTTCCCTCCCCCTCAATGGGGGAGGGGGCATGACCTATTCGGTGAAAGAGATCTTCCTGACCCTGCAGGGCGAGGGCGGGCAGGCGGGCAAGGCGGCGGTGTTCTGCCGCTTTTCCGGCTGCAACCTGTGGAGCGGTCGCGAGCAGGACCGCGCCAAGGCCGTCTGCACCTTCTGCGACACCGACTTCGTGGGGACCGACGGCGAGAACGGCGGCAAGTTCGCCACGGCCGATGATCTCGCGGCCGCCGTCGAGGCCCAGTGGACCGGCGGGCCGGACGATCGCCTGGTGGTCTGCACCGGCGGCGAGCCCTTCCTGCAGCTCGACGAGGCCGCCATCGCCGCCCTGCACGCGCGCGGTTTCCAGATCGCCGTCGAAAGCAACGGCACCATTCAGGCGCCGCCCGAGATCGACTGGATCTGCATCAGCCCCAAGGCCGACGCCCCGGTCGTTCAGACCTCGGGCCAGGAGCTGAAGCTGGTCTTCCCGCAGGAAAAGGCCATGCCGGAGCGTTTCGCGGACCTGGATTTCGAGCGGTTCTACCTGCAGCCGATGGACGGTCCGGACCGCGACA encodes:
- the queE gene encoding 7-carboxy-7-deazaguanine synthase, with amino-acid sequence MTYSVKEIFLTLQGEGGQAGKAAVFCRFSGCNLWSGREQDRAKAVCTFCDTDFVGTDGENGGKFATADDLAAAVEAQWTGGPDDRLVVCTGGEPFLQLDEAAIAALHARGFQIAVESNGTIQAPPEIDWICISPKADAPVVQTSGQELKLVFPQEKAMPERFADLDFERFYLQPMDGPDRDRNTQLAVAYCLSHPQWRLSVQTHKYLGLP
- a CDS encoding TonB-dependent receptor; this encodes MSQTLRTRSLLVMGASAAVLSALAVPAFAQQTAQQGGTVIEELVVTAQKREEALQDVPIAVSAFSQDSLEAQKIDGGPNLQLAIPNVSFAKGNFTNSFNFQIRGVGYKAVGASADQGVGVHMNNAPMQSGNLFEAEFYDVERVEVLRGPQGTLYGRNATGGVVNVITAKPTEIFEANARAEYGNYNAIRLRGMLNVPIFGEKLAVRLSGATLKRDGFVTNTFNGHTVDDRDLYSTRVQVMFNPTEKLRTNFLWERFHEDDSRARTGKQLCTKDDGPATVGGVPTGAARRYLTQGCLSASIYKPAAYGTVNTSGTLTGLLGNIFGFTGGDANQGDNTSTNLREIETALDPLYRSSSNVYQFTLNYDLSDTLTFTSMTAYSKGKVYTKQDYNRNVSPIAFNNTPFTPGGFFNDPQVGNTNKFTTIDVSSATAEQFSQELRLQSAFDGPINFNVGGIHFTYRTLTDYYVIGNSLTLSSLALNFSNTGNPNCNPATTARCIGIDTSADPTGDGHNYYLNRTPYTLVSDALFGEVYYQINEDLKFTLGLRQTRDKKAVKNYSTVLLAAGYGLTLNPTNPDQRARFTETTGRVGFDYKADLGFTDDTLLYAFYSKGYKGGGINPGVPANSVGIRQTFDPEFVNAFELGTKNTLMGGSLLFNATGFAYDYKGYQISKIVNRTSVNENVDAKIYGLELETIWSPVRNLKLNANVGYLHTKIGSGVTSIDTMNRTQSNPAYTVVKVGPNSSAVGANCVLATAGVATILGAGAGATLPWACSGAAAYQAFLSTPAAAGGAGLPAPTAAFLANATGLYTYGAGYSIEGVAADLSGNELPNSPHWTTSIGAQYTFELSDGWSATLRGDYYRQSKQFARAYNTEYDRLKAWDNGNLTLKVEKPEWGLSIDAYVKNIGNKLPIVDAYTTDDSSGLFTNVITGEPRLYGVAITKSW
- the queC gene encoding 7-cyano-7-deazaguanine synthase QueC translates to MSPPERTDAALVLFSGGQDSSVCLAWALERYGRVETVGFDYGQRHVVEMEARQAVRREVAARFPHWADRLGEDHVLDIRSFGAVAQSALTADRAIEMTERGLPSTFVPGRNLVFLIYAAALADRRGVDALVGGMCETDFSGYPDCRRDTLDAMQSALNLGMDRNFRVETPLMWLTKAETWALSKALGGEDLVKLIVEESHTCYQGERGVLHAWGHGCGVCPACELREKGYAEWDAAGREALVQ